Genomic segment of Leishmania panamensis strain MHOM/PA/94/PSC-1 chromosome 20 sequence:
gaagcagctgctgtgttTCAAACAGTATATTCTTCATCAAACCTTCTTAtacttttttcttctttacATCTCATCATATTCCTTGTACATAGAAAAAATCACGATGTCGATGATTGCCAAGAGCGGCAAGGTGGACGAGTTCGACGAGGGCTCTGTCGTACAGAAAAAGTACGGGCCCAGGGACTACCGATACGGTGAGCCGGTGTACAAGGGAGATGCAACTCCGTGCTTTGACGAcggcctcctcttccgcatTGTggagaaaaacaacaaccgCTGGTCTTTTTACAACGACACGACCCACACGCAGATGAGGGTGGAGTTTGTGTTTGGCTGCAACTCCGCCCTGCGCGCACTTGAGAATACAAAgatggagaagctgaagaacGGCTCCTACCGCGCCACCGTGACGGTGTACCCAATGGAGACGGAGCTGTTTGTTGAGGGCCAGACAAATGGCTTCACTAGCAACATTCGTGCTCTGCCGCTGTCCGAGGATTACCTCAAAGACATGGCTCGCCAAGACTACGAGTTCATCAAGCAGGAAACGGCGACTCTGTACAACGCCGTGGACAAGGCTGCCACGATTGATGACATGGTTCGCACGTGTGTGCAGAACAAAATCAAGTTTGTcgacttcttcttccccccgGAACAGAAATCGCTGCAGATCGGCTCTCTCATGAAGCTGAAGGTGCTACCATGGGAGCGTCCGGGCATGTTCCTATCTGACGAGAACGCCCGGCAGGCGCGCCTGTTCCGCAACGGCGTGCACCCGTCCAACCTGGACGAGGGTGATTTGGGTGACTCGTGGCTGACAGGCGCGATGGGAGTGTTATCTGAGTATCCAGACAAGATTCGTGATATCTTTCGCCACCCTGAGAGTGTGGAGCAAGGACAGAAGGAACGCGAGTGCGGCATCTACCGTGTGACGCTGAACAAGAATGGCTGGTGGACGAGCGTGATTGTCGACGACTACCTGCCGGTGGCCGGCGGTCGCCCAAAGTTTGCCCGCTCCAAAGGCGATCCGGCCGAGCTGTGGCCCGCCATTCTCGAGAAGGCGTACGCAAAGATCTTTGGTGGCTACGGCTTCATCGTCGCTGGAGACCccctgcacgcgctgcaggaCATGTCCGGATTCCCGTGCTCCTCCTTCGATAACGCGTTTGTGGAGTCCACTATCAACGAGACCTACGAGCTGTTTACGCACCTCAAGAACTACAGTAACCTGGGCTACCAGATCGCGTTCACCACGCCGACCCGCGAGGCCATCATGACGGCTCGCGGCGCCATCAGCTGCGGTACCTCCACGCAGGCGGAGCGTGCATACGAGAAGGCCAACCTGCTGTTGGGGCACACCTACTCCGTGATTCGCGTGGGCTACTTCGAGAAGTATggcctgcgcctcctgcactTGCGCAACCCGTGGTCGCAGACCGCGTCGGACTGGAATGGGCCGTGGAACAAGCGTGACGCGAACTGGAATAAGTACACGGAGGTAGCGGACTACTTCCATTTTGACAGCGCCGATGACGGGACCTTTTTCATGGAGTGGCCCGACATGCAGGACTACTTTGTCGGCTGCGGCGTGTGCTTCATTCAGAGTCCCATGTACGACTACCGCATCCGCGGCACCTTCTTCCAGAACGTGCCGACGACATGCATGGAGATATCTGTTAGGCGTCCGATGGTGATCAACATTATTCTCTCCCAGGATGACAAGCGCGGCACCGACAAGGGCGAGAACGCTCCGATCATGATTAGCGTGGCCCACGGCATGGGGGCGATGGGGCCGATGCGCGTGGATATGAACAGCGGCTTCGATAATGACCACCCGTCGCCTGAGTACGCATTCCTGCAGAGTCGTGATGTGAGCATGTTCTA
This window contains:
- a CDS encoding calpain-like cysteine peptidase, putative (TriTrypDB/GeneDB-style sysID: LpmP.20.5370), which codes for MSMIAKSGKVDEFDEGSVVQKKYGPRDYRYGEPVYKGDATPCFDDGLLFRIVEKNNNRWSFYNDTTHTQMRVEFVFGCNSALRALENTKMEKLKNGSYRATVTVYPMETELFVEGQTNGFTSNIRALPLSEDYLKDMARQDYEFIKQETATLYNAVDKAATIDDMVRTCVQNKIKFVDFFFPPEQKSLQIGSLMKLKVLPWERPGMFLSDENARQARLFRNGVHPSNLDEGDLGDSWLTGAMGVLSEYPDKIRDIFRHPESVEQGQKERECGIYRVTLNKNGWWTSVIVDDYLPVAGGRPKFARSKGDPAELWPAILEKAYAKIFGGYGFIVAGDPLHALQDMSGFPCSSFDNAFVESTINETYELFTHLKNYSNLGYQIAFTTPTREAIMTARGAISCGTSTQAERAYEKANLLLGHTYSVIRVGYFEKYGLRLLHLRNPWSQTASDWNGPWNKRDANWNKYTEVADYFHFDSADDGTFFMEWPDMQDYFVGCGVCFIQSPMYDYRIRGTFFQNVPTTCMEISVRRPMVINIILSQDDKRGTDKGENAPIMISVAHGMGAMGPMRVDMNSGFDNDHPSPEYAFLQSRDVSMFYEFTPENSPYLVVPRAMSQFAKLPFTLGLLCPYEIGKETSEVRVAFRALAPENRIFDNFQKFNCETVATETEFQAKGPKQFFPDIYVGTIIQTSDD